One window of Candidatus Mycobacterium wuenschmannii genomic DNA carries:
- a CDS encoding YbaK/EbsC family protein, protein MPSSKATRALAVLAEAGVAHEVVQYDHDPGERSFGGEAVRALSGEVDPGQIYKTLVIALADGLAVAIVPALAKLSLKAAAAALGAAKAAMADQKVAERTTGYVLGAISPLGQRSRLPTVIDAGALGWERMYVSAGRRGWDVAVAPADLVRLTDAVTAEIQA, encoded by the coding sequence ATTCCTAGTTCTAAAGCGACTCGGGCACTGGCGGTCCTGGCCGAGGCCGGCGTCGCGCACGAGGTGGTCCAGTACGACCACGACCCGGGGGAACGTTCGTTCGGCGGCGAGGCGGTTCGCGCGCTGAGCGGCGAGGTCGACCCCGGGCAGATCTACAAGACGCTGGTCATCGCGCTGGCCGACGGGTTGGCCGTGGCGATCGTGCCCGCGCTGGCGAAGCTGTCGCTGAAGGCCGCGGCCGCGGCGCTCGGCGCGGCAAAGGCCGCCATGGCCGACCAGAAGGTCGCCGAGCGGACGACGGGCTACGTGCTCGGCGCGATCTCTCCCCTAGGGCAGCGAAGCCGGTTGCCGACGGTGATCGACGCCGGCGCGCTCGGGTGGGAGCGGATGTACGTCAGCGCCGGGCGGCGCGGCTGGGACGTCGCCGTCGCGCCCGCCGACCTGGTTCGGCTGACCGACGCGGTGACCGCGGAGATTCAGGCCTGA
- a CDS encoding enoyl-CoA hydratase/isomerase family protein, producing MTESLYPRLVAEGDADDAPQRVHVERRGDRAIVTLDEPDRLNVLSAPLVRQLRCALEALVVDRDVRSVVLTGRDPGFSAGGDLRMMRLATENLGQPEGVADVWRWIRREFGGIARLIAGSDTIFVAAINGPAAGVGLAWALSCDVAVASEQAVIVPAFGKLGLIPEVGTSWALTRRLGYQGALAYYLRGEHIDAHEAQRLGLVQQVVEHGLLLEAADEWCSRVAAMPSHAAAMTKPLLRATADAGWHEALTMEEFAEPTCFTTAAFADSVHGMLAKSQA from the coding sequence ATGACCGAATCGCTCTACCCCCGACTAGTCGCCGAGGGCGACGCCGACGACGCGCCGCAGCGGGTACACGTCGAACGCCGCGGCGACCGCGCGATCGTCACCCTCGACGAACCCGACCGGCTCAATGTGCTCTCGGCGCCGCTGGTGCGTCAATTGCGTTGCGCGCTCGAGGCTCTCGTGGTCGATCGCGACGTGCGTAGCGTCGTGCTCACCGGGCGCGACCCCGGCTTCAGCGCCGGTGGTGACCTGAGGATGATGCGGCTGGCCACCGAAAACCTCGGCCAACCCGAGGGCGTGGCCGACGTATGGCGGTGGATCCGCCGCGAGTTCGGCGGCATCGCCCGGCTGATCGCCGGGTCGGACACGATCTTCGTCGCCGCCATCAACGGACCGGCCGCCGGAGTAGGGCTGGCCTGGGCGCTGTCATGCGACGTGGCGGTCGCCAGCGAGCAAGCCGTGATCGTGCCGGCATTCGGCAAGCTCGGCCTGATTCCCGAAGTCGGCACCAGCTGGGCGCTGACCCGACGCCTGGGATACCAAGGGGCGCTTGCCTATTACCTGCGCGGCGAGCACATCGACGCCCACGAGGCGCAGCGCCTTGGCCTGGTTCAGCAGGTCGTCGAGCACGGCCTGCTGCTCGAGGCCGCCGACGAATGGTGTTCGCGTGTGGCGGCCATGCCGTCGCATGCGGCCGCGATGACCAAGCCGCTCCTGCGCGCCACCGCCGACGCCGGTTGGCACGAGGCGTTGACGATGGAGGAGTTCGCCGAGCCCACCTGCTTCACCACCGCCGCGTTCGCCGACAGCGTGCACGGCATGCTGGCGAAGTCTCAGGCCTGA